The Chloroflexota bacterium DNA segment TGGTCTACGATCCAACAAAGCGCTGTTGGGGGCAGTACTGTTGACGTTCGTCTTGCAACTGCTGGTGGTATATGTGCCCCTTCTTCAAGGTGTGTTCAAAACAGTGGCCCTGCCACTTAGAGACCTGGCCATCAGCCTGATCCTAAGCATGGTAGTCTTCTGGGCAGTGGAATTGGAGAAGTTCATCTTGCGACGCGCCGGGGGCCGCCAAACTGCCAAATAACTTCAGGAGTGGATCTTGGCTTACGTAGAATTTGGCTGATCGCGGCCTTGGAATAACAGTAGTGTAAATATAATCGGACACGTTAAGCAGACGGCAAGTGGGTCGCAGGCTCTGATGTATTAGCCGAACCTGCCGGTTACGTAATCCTCCGTTCTTCGATCCCGGGGCCGGATGAAAATCCCCTCGCTATCTCCGCATTCTACCAGTTCCCCACTCAGCAGGAAGGCCGCTCGGTCGGCCATACGCGCTCCCTGTTGCACACTATGTGGCACGAGGATAATAGTATAGTCGCGCTTCAACTGGCGCAGCGACTCTTCCACTTTGGCGGTAGAAATAGGATCGAGGCCCGAAGTGGGGTTGTCCAGAAGGATTACTTCGGGCCGGACTGCAAGGACCCTTGCCAGGCATAACCGTTGCTGCTGTCCACCTGATAATTCAGCGGCGGGGGCATCCAGTCGGTCTTTGACCTCATCCCACAGGGCGGCTGCCTCGAGAGCGGAGCGCAGGCGCAGTTCCAACTCTACCCGATCATGCACACCACTTAACTTGGGCCCATAGATTATGTTGGCCCGGATGGAGCCCGGCAGCGGGATAGGCAAAGCGAATACCATACCCACGCGGCGGCGCAATCCCACTACGTCGAAGCCTGGGGCATAAATGTCCTCGTCATCCAGCAAGATTTGACCCGACATCTGGGTGCCATATTCTAAATCATTCAGCCTGTTCAACAAGCGCAATAAGGTGGACTTGCCCGCCTGGGCAGGACCGAACAGGACTGTGATCTGCCGCGGGTAGATATCCAGATTGATGTTCTTTAAGACCAACCCGTTGCCGTACGAATAGGAGAGGTTTTCGATATGAATCTTAGGTTTTGGCGTGATAACGTCCGTCACCGAGTTGCCTCTACTACCACTGACGTCGTCTACGGAAGTAACTGCGTACCAGAGTGGCCACTAGGTTCAGAGATAAAACCAAGGCGAGTAGTACCAAAGCAGTCCCATATTGGATCTGCAAGGGCATACCAGGCACCTGCGTTGCGATCACGTACAGATGGTAGGGTAGAGCCATCGTTTGATCGAAAAGGGAATGAGGTAGGCGCGGGAGGTAGAAGGCCGCCACTGTGAATAGGATAGGCGCTGTCTCGCCGGCTGCGCGCTCTAAGCCCAGGATAACCCCTGTTATAATGCCGGGGAGGGCATGTGGTAAGACCTGGTAGCGGATGGTTTGCCAGCGGGTGCCTCCCAAAGAAATGCTGACCACGCGAAAAGCCTGGGGCACCGAGAGAATTGCTTCCTCCGCCGTACTCACTACTACGGGTACGGTCATCAATCCCAAAGTCAATGAGCCAGCGATGATAGAAGTGCCCAGGTTCATGAAAAGTACGAAGAGACCTAAACCAAAGAGACCATAGACAATGGAAGGGATGCCAGCCAAGTTGATGATGGAGAGGCGAATCAGTCGAGTGAGCCAGTTGTCACGGGCGTATTCAGCCAGATAAATCGCTGTGGCGATGCCCAGGGGGATGGCGGCGATAGCCGTGCCAAAGGTGAGTATTACTGTGCCTACAATCGCTGGCAAGATGCCGCCTTCCCTCATTCCTGCGCGAGGCATCGAGGTCAGAAATTCCCAATTAATGGCTGTTGCGCCGTGATAGAAAATGACGCCGATTACCAAGACGATGGGGACGACCACGATTATCGCGGTCAGGGTCAGCAAAGCAAAAGCAATTTTTTGTGTAGTGTATCGAGATACCATGTTTCCCCTAACGCATCAAACGCCCGCCGCGACGCTCCCGCGCACCGATGGTCAAGAGCGATGCGATGGCATTGACAATGAATGTGAGCACAAACAAAACCAGTCCGATGACGAAGAGCACGTGGTAATGAGTACTACCTCGGGCCACTTCCCCCATTTCGGCAGCGATGGTGGCCGTCATCGTGCGCACTGGGCGCAGGATGGCATCCAGTTCCATTGGCATGCGAGCGGCGTTGCCGGTGACCATCATGACGGCCATGGTCTCACCCACCACGCGTCCAATACCCAACATAATGGCGACCAAGATGCCAGAACGCGCTGCTGGCACAATCACTCGCCAGATAGTTTGCCACTGTGTAGCGCCCAATGCGTAGGCACCATCGCGATAAGTCGTGGGTACGGCGTCCAGAGCATCCTCTGCTATCGTAATGATGGTAGGTAGTGCCATGTACGCCAGCATCAAAGAGCCAGTCAGGGCAGTCAGGCCTGTGGGTATACCAAGTTCTTGTCTTATCAAGGGGGCGACCGCCACCATACCCAGGAAGCCCAGCACCACAGACGGCACTCCCGCTATCACTTCGATGAGCGGCTTGAGTATCTCACGGAGCCAGCGGGGCGCGATCTCTGCGACAAAGATAGCAGTTGCTAAACCTAAGGGCACGGCGATGACTACTGCCCCAGCGGTTACTAAGAGCGAACCGAGAACCAGTGGCAAGATGCCGTAGATGCCAAAGATGGGGTACCAACGCTGGCCCAGGAGTACACGCCACGAGGTTTGCCAAAATGCTGGAGCCCCCTCAAGAAGTAAGAATGCCAGGATCAAGGCAACGAAGCCGATCGTGGAGACACCTGCCACGCGAATCAGCGACTCAATGGCAAATTCGCGCCAGTGAACGGGTAACTGTTTGGCCAAGCGCTGGTTTGGAATATTGCTGTCTGGTTCCAGATGCACGGTCATTCCTTCTCTTCTGCGAGAGGGACAAAGCCCAGTTCTGCTACAATCGCTTGCCCTTCTGGACCACGAATCCAATCCAAATAGTCCCGGATAGCGCCAGTTGGTTCGCCCGCCGTATACATATACAAGAAACGGGCGATGGGATAGGACCCATCCTTCACTGTAGTTGCGTTAGGCAGGACGAATGGTCCAGCCGCTGATACGCCGACGGCAATGACTTTCTGGTCTGGGGTAACATAGCCGAGCCCATCGTAGCCAATAGCGTTGGGGTTTTGACGTATCTCATTGCTGATACCTTCGGAAGAGGGCATCAGTAGTGTATCGGGCGAGAACAGGGCATTGTTATCCGGTTGTCCCTTGCGGATCACCGTCTCCAAGAAATAGACGTGTGTGCCGGAATTCGATTCCCGAGATAGTAGCACGATGGGCCGATTTTCCCCACCTACCTGACTCCAATTGGTGATAGCTCCAGTGAAGATATCGGAGATCTGATCAATGGTGAGCCGATCCACAGGATTACTGGGGTGAACAACTACCGCAATGGCATCGCCTGCTACGGTATGTTCCACAGGCTCGATGCCATTGGCCCGCGCCTCCGCCTTTTCCTCGGGTTTCATCTCTCGGGAAGCGTTGGCGATATCCGCCGTTCGGTTGATGAGTGCTGCAATCCCAGTACCTGACCCGCCGCCGGTGACGGCGATACGTATCTCAGGGTGTTTGGCAGTGTACGCCTCTGCCCAGGCCAGTGCCAAATTCACCATCGTATCGGAGCCTTTGTTTTGGATGGTTTGAGCAGCTCCTGGGGTGGGGCTAGTTCCCTCAGGAACACGACAGGCGGAGAGAGCCAGACAAAAGATCATGCAGGCCCATATCCCTCGTATCGGGGTGGATTTCATACGCTGAGATGGCCTCCGTTGGCTCTGTGGAACTAATACCATTATACCACGCCCCTCCGTTGACGGTCAAAGTAGCGGCTGCGCTGCGGAGCCCAGTTCGCAATGTTGCCGATTAAGATGAGCGAGGCTATAATTAAAGGCCCAGAACACTGATGAACCGACAGCCTATGATTGAGAAAATCCAAGTGTGCCATCTAAACTTTTATTATGGCAGTTTCCAGGCACTGCGAGATATCAGCATGCCGATTTTGGAACGCCAGATCACTGCTCTGATCGGCCCCTCTGGGTGTGGCAAGTCCACATTTCTGCGCTGTCTCAACCGGATGAACGATACGATTCCGGGGACGAGAGTCGAGGGCGAGGTTCTCTTAGATGGCAAAAATGTTTATGCCCCCGATGTCGATGTAGTGCAATTGCGCCAACGGCTGGGAATGGTATTCCAGCGCCCGAATCCTTTCCCGCAGTCGGTGTTTGATAACGTCGCGTTTGGTCCGCGGGTGTTGGGCCTGGATCGCCAGGAGAGTTTGGAGGACATCGTGGAGCGTAGCCTGCGAGGGGCGTCCCTCTGGGACGAGGTGAAGGATAACCTTCGCCGCTCGGCTCTGTCGCTGACCGGCGGGCAACAACAGCGCCTCTGCATCGCCCGGGTTTTGGCAGTAAAGCCCGAGGTAATTTTGATGGACGAGCCTTGCTCGGCCTTGGACCCCGTTGCCACGTTGCGCATTGAGGAATTGATGCGCGAGTTGGCCCGCGATTACACCATCGTTATCGTTACTCATAATATGCAACAAGCAGCGCGGGTTTCCGATTGGACTGGTTTCTTCTGGCTGGGGGAACTGGTAGAATACGGACCCACGAAACGGATCTTCACCAATCCCGAAAGGCAGATGACCAGCGATTACATCACGGGCAGACATGGCTGAGTCGCCTTGGCAGTAGGCTGAAAAAGGCGGACTCCTGAGTCGTGGGGTTTCATTCGTTGCTCAACCAATGCCGAAAACGTTCGGCCAGGAGTCCTATTTGGCGCAATGCTTTCCACATTGCCTCGTCCCAGATATTGCCGTGCGTCAACTCGCTGATCTCCCGGGCCTGCATCAATCGCTCCCAGTGGGTAACAATAAAAGTGATGCGCCGCCATTTATCGCTGACAATCGGGTGAGGGAGGCGGCGCAATTCCCCGAGATGCACTTTGTAATACAGATTGTGAGCCCGGGGATGGCTTAGTTCATCCGGGAACAGATCGAGCCTTTTAACGGTTTCCCACATTTGGGCTTCCGCGCAGTAATGAATGGCCCACTTTTCGTCCTGAAAGGCGCGGGTGTGGTAGAAAGCAATGATTGGCGCACCTATGGCCCGCCGGGGTACACGCTGTACCGGTATGCGATACCAGTGTTCATTGCAGAGGATAGCGAAATCCCGCCAATTGTTCACGACGGCTACGAGAACGGTGTCATACTTGTCGTGTGCATCTGGCGAGATCACCGGGGCATCTTCCCGCATATTTTAGCCGCCCACATTCTTAGCCAGTGATTGCTCGCTCACGTCTATTCTAACTTCGGTACCGTCACTTGTCAATGTGGCGAGGTGTTGTGCTATAATCTATTTACTCCCAGAATATAGCCTCGGATTGAGGGGTACATTTTGTCTGTCCTGGTGGCCAACAATCTAGCGAAATACTTTGGTGGTCAGGATGTTTTCTCTGGACTCAGTTTCCAGATCAGCCGTGGCGACAGAATCGCCTTGGTTGGCACGAATGGTGTTGGTAAGACGACGCTTCTGCGGATTCTAGCCGGCCTGGAGATGCCCACAGCGGGTACGGTAAGCGTTGCGAGGGGTGTGCGCATAGGTTATTTGTCCCAGCATCCTGAGACCTCCGATACGCGCACGCTCTGGGACGATATGCTCACCGTTTTCGAAGACCTGCGGGCCCAACAGGCGGAATTGCATCGCTTAGAGCAAGACATGGCTGACCCGCAACGCCGTGAGACCGCCATGAAGCGTTATGCGAGCCTCCTCACGCAGTTTGAATTAGCGGGCGGATATACGTATGAGGAGCGTATCCAACGCGTGCTCATGGGCTTGGGTTTTGGTAGAAACGATTGGAACAAACCACTCTCCAATCTCAGTGGCGGGCAACTTACACGAGCTCAACTTGGCAGACTGCTCCTCGCTAACCCAGACCTTCTGCTCCTTGACGAGCCCACCAATCACCTCGATTTAGCGGCCACTGAGTGGCTGGAGAACTATTTAGCCCAATGGCCTGCGAGTCTGCTCGTCGTGGCCCACGATCGTTACTTTTTGGATAAAGTTGCTAACCGCGTGTGGGAGTTGGGCTTTGGGCAACTGGATCAGTATACGGGCAACTACACCGCGTATGTACGCCAGCGGGCGGAGCGCATCGCACGCAGAGAATCGGAGTATGAAGCGCAGCAAAAGCACATCGCCCGCACTGAAGAGTTTATCCGTCGTTATCAGGCTGGCCAGCGCTCAAGAGAGGCAAGAGGGCGGCAGAAACGCCTCGAGCAGATGCAGCGCGTGGAACGGCCCCAACGTGCTAAGACCATGGCTCTGCGGTTGGAAACCAGACGACGTGCAGGCGATAATGTGCTCCGCCTATCTGGATTGGTTGTAGGCTACGACAAGCCGCTTTTCTCCTGTCCCGACTTGTTGCTCTCGCGCGGGGAGCGTGTCGCGCTACTAGGTCCAAATGGCTGTGGCAAGACAACGTTCCTGAAAACGATCTTGGGTGAGGTACCTCCATTGAAGGGCAAGGTGACCCTGGGCGCAAACGTCCTTGTCGGCTATTTTGCTCAGGGACATGAGGATCTACACCCAGAGCGGACTATCCTCAGCGAACTTCTCGAGGTGAAAAATCTGTCCATCGGTGAGGCGCGTCATCTGTTGGGCCATTTTCTTTTCTCCGGAGACGAGGTGTTCAAGCCTATTTTTGCTCTCAGTGGAGGGGAGCGCGGTCGTGTGGCTCTGGCCAAACTAGCGGTACTGGGTGCGAATTTCCTTTTGCTGGACGAACCTACCAATCATTTGGACATTCCTTCTCAGGAGGTATTGGAAGAGGTATTAAAGGGCTTCAGTGGCACTATCCTTTTTGTCTCGCATGATCGTTACTTTATCAACGGGATTGCCACGCAGGTATGGCTTATTGAGGATAACCGTTTGACTGCTTATGAAGGGGATTATTCCGCTTTTTTAGAGCGCCGGACGGCATCTGTCGAGACTCAAACTGGCGCTACTGAGCGCTGTACGCCGCGCACTCGCGTATCCTCTGCAAAAGGTATTGAGAGAAAAGAGATCGTCACCAGACGGAAGCGCATCACAGAGTTAGAGTCCGAGATCCTTGCTCTGGAAGAGAGGTTGAATGCGTTATCGGAGATGTTGTCGGCAGCCAGCGCAGCCCGGGACGTGGATAGCCTGCGAGAGTTAGGCATGACGTATCAGGCGGTCGAAGCAGAGTTGGCGCGACGATTAGAAGAGTGGAGCATTGAGGAGACAGGCAGCGACTAAGTGCAAAGGTCCTTATATTATCGGGCTTACCGGTAATATTGCTACAGGAAAAAGCCTGGTTGCGGGAATACTGAACGAACTCGGTGCGGAAATCATTGATGCTGACAAACTGGCTCACGAGGTCGTGCAGCCTGGCACGGAGGTTTATAGACAGGTCGTTTCCATTTTTGGCAAATGTGTCATCCGGTCTGATGGCGAAATTGACAGGGTGAAACTGGGGCAGATCGTCTTTGCGGACCCGGAGGCCATGCGTCGGCTGGAAAAGGTCATCCACCCCGCAGTCATCGCTCGGGTGCAGGAGATCTTGGCTACTACAAAGGCAACGGTAGTGGTCATTGAAGCCATCAAGTTACTCGAAACCGGGATGGACAGCATCTGCGACGCCATCTGGGTCGTCACTAGCCCGCGGGAAGTGCAAGTGCAGCGCTTAATGGAAGAGCGAGGTCTGACACAGCAGGAAGCCAAGTTGCGCATTGATGCACAACCATCCCAGGAAGAGAAGATCCTCCGTGCCGATGTAGTCATTGACAATGGAGGCACTATCGCTGCGACCCGTGACCAGGTATCGCGGTTGTGGGCTCAAATTCCGGTTTTCGAGCGCACGAGGGAGCGAAGGAGGTAATATGGCACGTTGGCGTGAGTTCTGGGAAAAGTATCCCATCCTCTCGATGTGGGCTATTCTCGCTGTGGGTATGGTGCTCATCTTCCTATGGGCATCGCGGGATGTGGAGTTGACCGCTACGCAGCGCCTATTCCTCGCTTTGAGTTGCGTAGGCTTGGCTGGAATTTGCTCATGGATTATTTCGTGGGAGTAGGGAATGGGTGATATCCGGGGCATCATCTTTGATCTAGGCGGCACTCTGATGTACCTCGATAGCACCTGGGATGTCATCACGTCCTCCAATGCCGCCAGCCTGGAAGCCTATCTGAGGTCGCTGGGTTACTCTATCAACGAGCGGTTTATTGAGGCATTCCTGCGCCGTAAGCGCGACTACTTTGATCGGGCGCGTGCCGAAGGCGTCGAGTATCTCACTTCCCGCGCCCTGGACGAGACCTTGGCCGAATTCGATATCACCTTGGATGAGTTCACGAAAAGACGGGCGGTTGAGGCCTGGTTTGAGCCCGAAAAAGCAGCCTGGAAACCTTTCCCCGAGTCTCTTCCCACTCTGCGCGCACTCCACTCTATGGGCTACCGCCTAGGGCTCATCTCCAATGCCACAGATGACGTGTTCATCGAGGAATTGGTGGACCGCTTTGGATTTCGCCCATACTTGGCCCCTGTCCTGAACTCGGCGGCGGTGGGCATCCGCAAGCCGCGACGCGAGATTTTCGAAATGGTCCTCAAGCCTTGGGGGATGTCCTCTCACCAGGTTGTCATGGTGGGCGATGATCTGGAAATGGACGTCCAGGGAGCGAAGAATGTTGGGATGCGCAGCATTCTCGTCACGTGGTGTGAGGCTCCGCGTAACGAGCAGTTCCGCTCAGTTATTGTACCAGATATCGCAATCGGCTCGTTGGCAGAATTGCCGGAATTGATTGTCCAACTCTGATCGCTTGCTAACCCAATGACTTGCGCTACGGTTGATGTTGGTCTGGACTGGCTGTCATAAGGAGTTCCGCTAAATGACTCCAAACGAATCACTGAAAATCCTGTTCCTCTCCGCCGAAGTCGTCCCCTTTGTTAAGACAGGTGGTCTTGCAGACGTCGCGGGATCGCTTCCAAAGGCTATTAAGGCATTGGGCCATGACATCCGCCTTTGTATGCCCCGCTATGGGCGTATAAATAGACAGAAGTTCGGGCTGCGGGAGGTTCTCAAAACGTTCCCCGTGCCCATGGATGACCGGACCGAGCCGGCTGCTGTCTGGCAAACCAGTCTGGATGGCGGTGTGCCCGTGTATATGATTGAAAATGCCAAGTATTACGATCGTGATGGCATCTATATGTATCCTGACGACGCCGAAAGGTTCATCTTTTGGTGCCGTGCCAGCCTGGAGATGCTCAAACAACTACCCTGGCAACCGGATATCATTCACTGCAACGATTGGCACACGGCTATCATTCCGAACTGGATGAGGACCATTTATAAAACTGACCCGTTCTTTGCCAATACGGCTACGGTATATACCATCCACAATCTAGCCTATCAAGGTATCTTTGGGTATCGCGTCCTGGAAATCGCTGGGATTGCAGAATACGGCTTTATGTATCACCCTGAAATGATGGATCTGGCAGAAGTGGTGGATCTAATGGCGCGGGGCATTTTCTTCTCGGATGTGATTAGTACAGTGAGTGAGACCTATGCTCAGGAAATACTAACACCTGAATATGGCGAACGACTGGATCCTCTTCTGCGAGATCGCCGGGATCACCTATATGGCATCTTGAATGGCATAGACTACGAGGTCATGGATCCAGCCACAGATCCATACATCGCTGTCAATTTCGATGTGAAGACTTTAGAGAAACGTGCTCAGAACAAAGCCGCGCTTCAGAAAGAGGCCAACTTAACAGCGAACCCGGATGTGCCGCTCATCGGCATTATTTCACGGCTCACGGACCAAAAGGGTTTCGATATTCTGAGCGATGTCATTGACCATATTCTGGATATGGATGTGCAGTTTGTCCTTTTAGGTACGGGTGACCAGCACTATCACGAAGTGTTTACCAAAGTAGCCCGCTCCTATGCTGGCAAAGCGGCTGTCTTTCTTACCTTTAACGCTGAATTGGCACAGAAAATCTATGCCGGGACGGATATGTTTCTTATGCCCTCGCGCCTGGAACCCTGCGGTCTGGGGCAGATGGTCGCCATGCACTATGGTAGCGTGCCCATCGTGCACAAGACCGGCGGCTTGGCTGACACAGTGCAAGATTTCGAGCCTCGCACAGGCCAAGGGAATGGCTTTGTCTTCGAGCGCTACGATCGTTGGGCGCTTTTTGCCGCTATCGTTCGAGCAGTCGAGAATTACAAATACCCGGAGTCGTGGCGCAGACTCCAAATCCGGGGCATGACTGCCGATTTCTCCTGGAACGCTTCTGCGAAGAAGTATGTGGAACTATATCACCGGGCCTTGGCTGCTCACATGCGAGAGAGCAAGCCTGGGCTGGAAGAATATAACGTTATTAAACACTGAGTGAACACATATAAGCCTTTATGGAGATTGAGAAGTGAGTGGAGGACGCAGAAAGTCCGACCGGGAGATAGCAATAGAGCGGAAGTGGCGTGATATTCTGCTTGAGAGGCCAGATGCCAAAGATTTTCAGCGTGCCTACGATGAACTGCATGCCTTGTTTCTGGAGGAGCAGGGCGGTGTGGGGGAGATTTATGGTGAGGTCAACCCTCGCAAGCAGGACGCTGGTCGCCAGGCTGTGCTACGCCTGGTCGGCCAGGGCCATCGAGTTTTAGAGTTAGGCTGTGGGGATGGTATGACGTCCTACCTGTTGGCCAAGGCAGGCAATTCGGTAGTCTCGATTGACATTTCTCAGATTGCATTAGAGCATGCCCGTGCTCGGGTCACCCCAAACTCGACCCTCGACCTTCGCTACGAATATGGCGATGCCCGGAAATTGGATTTCTCCGACGCCAGTTTCGACTTTGTGATCAGCGAACATCTTATAGAGCACCTTCCACCACAAGATATAGTTCAGCACTTTCGGGAAGTGTGGCGTGTACTAATGCCGGGAGGGTGTTACCTGGCCCTAACACCTTCACGTCTGGCTGGCGGGCGGCAGTCGGTAGGGTTTCATCTGCGGGTGTACGTGTTAGAAGAGTTGTGCCATCTCTTAGAGGGTGTAGGCTTTGAAGTGACATGGGTAGAGCCGAAGTTTTTGCCCAAGTACGGGTTCATGTTTCAGGTGCGCCGACCATTTCTGGTGGGGGTTTTCTTATATGATCGGGTGATGGAAGCGCTGCGTTTGTGGACCTGGCCCAGTGCGATCAAGTGGCGGATGATGCCGACACTGATGGTAAGCGCACGGAAAGTTGAGGAAAGCAACTCATTGCATTGAGAAGCCAGTGAGTGAGAAGCCCCCTCGAGACGAAACGTGTGGCAGGGAAAATTGTGCAGGAAGGAGAAGACGAAAGATGAACAAGTTCGGCATTCACTTACCCAACGGTGGCCAGTATCCCGCCTTCAATCAGATGCTTTCCATGGGTGGCGACAACTACACGCTCTTGGATGACCCCGGTTGGGTGGACGCCATCAAGCGCATCAAAGAAACCCGACCCAACGCTGTGATATTGGTGCGCTATTATCATCCTGCCTGGTGGACAGTGCCAGCGGACGAATGGGCGACAATGTGCGCGGCGAAATATGACCAGCACAGAGTTTTCACTCGGCACTGCACTTGGGCTAACGAGCAGAATATCGAGCGGGAAGCAGGCATAAACGAAAACGACAGCGCCTCCTTCCGTGCCTGGTATCAGCGCATCAACGAGTGGAATCTGGCCTTTATTCGGAACTTTCGCCAACTTCGGCCTGACGCCATTCTCCATTACCCGGCTTTCGCCTGCGGAAACCAAGACGATTACGACGACAAACGCTGGGGATGGATAGGATTGGAGATATGCCGTCCTTCGATTGAGGCCAGCGATGTACTGGACTACCATCCCTACTGGCGGGGCGGGGGTTTTGGTTTGTGGGATGACAATGAGATGTGGTATGCCTTTCGCTTTACCCTTGGCCATGCCCTGTTCCCCGACAAGCCGATCTATATTTCAGAAACAGGCAATTTCTCGCCCCGAGACTATAACTTCGCGGAACAAATGACCCATTTCTTCAACAGGCTCTATGAATATCCCTACGTCATTGGGGCAACGCCTTTTATCTGGGCCGACCCTACTGGCCAGCACAAAGTCAACGATTGGCAACAAAACCCCAATTTGGGGGAGGTGGTACGCAAAATCAAAGATGCTCCCAAGCCCGATGTGCCTTTCCCCCAACCACCATTTAAAGAGGGCGAAGTATTAGTGATGGACAGGCCCTCCATGCACTATCAGGATCGCCGAGGGTACCCACTGTTAAAAGTGGTATTACATGACACGTACTCCCCGGTGAACACCACGCCTGAGGACACGCTGAACTATTTGGTGAAAAACAGTGAGGAAGTCTCAACCCACGAGTATATCATGCCTCCCAAAGCGGGCGTGGTGAGGGTAGTGCGTATGGTGGACCCCAGCCTGGCTTCTAATGCAGTGGGCTGGTCCGTGATACCGGGTTACAATAGCCAACCTTCTCCTGGAGCCAAGCCCACGCCTAATGCCAATTGGTGTACTTTCAATATCGAAATGTTCAAATCTCAGGCAGATAGCGGTCCGTTCCCCGAAGCACAATACAAGGCCATGCTTGATCGCATCGTGAAAATATGTCGAGATTACAAATTGGGTGCCAAAGATGTGCTCCTACATCGCGAGATTGATACACGGGGCAAAATAGATCCGCGAGGGATACTTGCGGAGAAGGTGCGAGCGGATGTTGCTGCGCTTCTGGGCGAGCCAGTGGGTGGCTACACCAGCCATTACGTGCTCATGGCCCAGAACATCCCCGTTTCTTGGCGGCGGGCGCTGGAAAAATATTTCGATACTTTCAAATGCACGAACGGCCAGAGTCATGATGATGCAATGGCCTATCGGGGTAAGACCCATTACATCACATTTGTTGGTGCGCCCGATTGTGAGTACGGCGTCCCGCAGGAGGTGGAGGATTATATCAAAGAGCGGGCTCCCGATGTCCAGACCAACCGTATGATGGCCCGCACGGCGGAGGAATTGGCGGCTATCGCCAACGACCGGGCAGAACGTGGCAACCCTTACGCCTGAACTTATCGCTCAATGATGATGGTGACTGGCCCGTCGTTGTGGATTTCCACAAGCATGTGAGCCTGGAAGATCCCTGTTGCTACCTGGATGCCAGCGGCTTGCAGGAACTTCACAAACTCTTTGATCAAAGGATCGGCGACCTCTGGTGGAGCGGCCTGGCTGAAACTGGGGCGGCGACCCTTACGCGCGTCTCCATAAAGGGTGAATTGTGAGACCACGAGTGCCGCGCCGCCGATGTCTTGAAGTGAGCGATCGAAGTGACTTTTGCCCTGAGGGTCCGGGAAGATGCGCAGGTTGGCGATCTTATTGGCCATCCATAGGGCTGTGGCCGTATCATCCCCTGCTGCAATGCCGAGCAAGACGACGACGCCTCGACCGATAGCCCCAACAACGCGCCCATCCACTGTAACCTGGGCCTGGGTTACTCGCTGGACGACTGCCCGCATGCGCACCTCTTTGTCAGTTTGCTAATCGCGTTCAAAACATTATAATGGTATCGCGGTGGTGAAGTGCGAACCCGAGGTTGGGAGACGGCGGTGTTCAAACTACTGTTAACCTGGGATGTGAAACCCGGACAGGAACAAGAATACATTAAATTCCTGACGCAAGAACTAG contains these protein-coding regions:
- a CDS encoding ABC-F family ATP-binding cassette domain-containing protein — protein: MSVLVANNLAKYFGGQDVFSGLSFQISRGDRIALVGTNGVGKTTLLRILAGLEMPTAGTVSVARGVRIGYLSQHPETSDTRTLWDDMLTVFEDLRAQQAELHRLEQDMADPQRRETAMKRYASLLTQFELAGGYTYEERIQRVLMGLGFGRNDWNKPLSNLSGGQLTRAQLGRLLLANPDLLLLDEPTNHLDLAATEWLENYLAQWPASLLVVAHDRYFLDKVANRVWELGFGQLDQYTGNYTAYVRQRAERIARRESEYEAQQKHIARTEEFIRRYQAGQRSREARGRQKRLEQMQRVERPQRAKTMALRLETRRRAGDNVLRLSGLVVGYDKPLFSCPDLLLSRGERVALLGPNGCGKTTFLKTILGEVPPLKGKVTLGANVLVGYFAQGHEDLHPERTILSELLEVKNLSIGEARHLLGHFLFSGDEVFKPIFALSGGERGRVALAKLAVLGANFLLLDEPTNHLDIPSQEVLEEVLKGFSGTILFVSHDRYFINGIATQVWLIEDNRLTAYEGDYSAFLERRTASVETQTGATERCTPRTRVSSAKGIERKEIVTRRKRITELESEILALEERLNALSEMLSAASAARDVDSLRELGMTYQAVEAELARRLEEWSIEETGSD
- a CDS encoding dephospho-CoA kinase; amino-acid sequence: MRRQAATKCKGPYIIGLTGNIATGKSLVAGILNELGAEIIDADKLAHEVVQPGTEVYRQVVSIFGKCVIRSDGEIDRVKLGQIVFADPEAMRRLEKVIHPAVIARVQEILATTKATVVVIEAIKLLETGMDSICDAIWVVTSPREVQVQRLMEERGLTQQEAKLRIDAQPSQEEKILRADVVIDNGGTIAATRDQVSRLWAQIPVFERTRERRR
- a CDS encoding HAD family hydrolase; its protein translation is MGDIRGIIFDLGGTLMYLDSTWDVITSSNAASLEAYLRSLGYSINERFIEAFLRRKRDYFDRARAEGVEYLTSRALDETLAEFDITLDEFTKRRAVEAWFEPEKAAWKPFPESLPTLRALHSMGYRLGLISNATDDVFIEELVDRFGFRPYLAPVLNSAAVGIRKPRREIFEMVLKPWGMSSHQVVMVGDDLEMDVQGAKNVGMRSILVTWCEAPRNEQFRSVIVPDIAIGSLAELPELIVQL
- a CDS encoding glycogen synthase, with translation MTPNESLKILFLSAEVVPFVKTGGLADVAGSLPKAIKALGHDIRLCMPRYGRINRQKFGLREVLKTFPVPMDDRTEPAAVWQTSLDGGVPVYMIENAKYYDRDGIYMYPDDAERFIFWCRASLEMLKQLPWQPDIIHCNDWHTAIIPNWMRTIYKTDPFFANTATVYTIHNLAYQGIFGYRVLEIAGIAEYGFMYHPEMMDLAEVVDLMARGIFFSDVISTVSETYAQEILTPEYGERLDPLLRDRRDHLYGILNGIDYEVMDPATDPYIAVNFDVKTLEKRAQNKAALQKEANLTANPDVPLIGIISRLTDQKGFDILSDVIDHILDMDVQFVLLGTGDQHYHEVFTKVARSYAGKAAVFLTFNAELAQKIYAGTDMFLMPSRLEPCGLGQMVAMHYGSVPIVHKTGGLADTVQDFEPRTGQGNGFVFERYDRWALFAAIVRAVENYKYPESWRRLQIRGMTADFSWNASAKKYVELYHRALAAHMRESKPGLEEYNVIKH
- a CDS encoding class I SAM-dependent methyltransferase — protein: MSGGRRKSDREIAIERKWRDILLERPDAKDFQRAYDELHALFLEEQGGVGEIYGEVNPRKQDAGRQAVLRLVGQGHRVLELGCGDGMTSYLLAKAGNSVVSIDISQIALEHARARVTPNSTLDLRYEYGDARKLDFSDASFDFVISEHLIEHLPPQDIVQHFREVWRVLMPGGCYLALTPSRLAGGRQSVGFHLRVYVLEELCHLLEGVGFEVTWVEPKFLPKYGFMFQVRRPFLVGVFLYDRVMEALRLWTWPSAIKWRMMPTLMVSARKVEESNSLH